DNA sequence from the Arthrobacter crystallopoietes genome:
GCGCCCGGGTCCTGAACAAGATCGCCGACGCCGTCGAGGCCCAGGAAGCACGCCTGGCCGAAATGGAAACCTTCGACACCGGCCTGCCGATCACCCAGGCCAAGGGCCAGGCTTTGCGTGCTGCCGAAAACTTCCGCTTCTTCGCAGACCTGATTGTCGCCCAGTTCGACGATGCCATGAAGGTCCCCGGCTCGCAGATCAACTATGTCAACCGCAAGCCGATCGGCGTCGCGGGCTTGATCACGCCGTGGAACACCCCGTTCATGCTTGAGTCGTGGAAGCTTGCCCCGGCACTGGCCACGGGCAACACCGTGGTGCTCAAGCCGGCCGAGTTCACTCCCTTGTCCGCTTCGCTCTGGGCCGATATCTTCTCCGCGGCCGGCGTGCCGGCCGGCGTCTTCAACCTGGTCAACGGCCTGGGCGAAGAAGCAGGCGACGCCTTGGTCAAGCACCCGGAGGTCCCGCTGATCTCGTTCACCGGCGAGACCACTACCGGACAGACTATCTTCCGCAACGCGGCCGAGAATCTTAAGGGCTTGTCCATGGAACTAGGCGGCAAGAGCCCCTGCGTCGTCTTCGCCGACGCGGACATCGATGCCGCCATCGATTCGGCGCTGTTCGGCGTCTTCTCGCTCAACGGCGAACGTTGCACCGCCGGTTCGCGCATTCTCGTGGAGCGCCCGGTCTACGACGAGTTCCTCGAGAAGTATGCCGCCCGGGCAAAGAACATTGTGGTGGGCGACCCGCATGACCCGAAGACCCAGGTAGGTGCCTTGGTCCACCCCGAGCACTACAAAAAGGTCATGAGCTACGTGGAGATCGGCAAGTCCGAAGGCCGCCTCATCGCCGGCGGCGGCCGTCCCGAAGGCCTGGAGGAAGGCAAC
Encoded proteins:
- the hpaE gene encoding 5-carboxymethyl-2-hydroxymuconate semialdehyde dehydrogenase → MAEHYVPEDLPTHIQHFINGKFVDSVGGQTFDVLDPVTNKTYATAAAGQKEDINAAVAAAREAFVNGPWPKMKPRERARVLNKIADAVEAQEARLAEMETFDTGLPITQAKGQALRAAENFRFFADLIVAQFDDAMKVPGSQINYVNRKPIGVAGLITPWNTPFMLESWKLAPALATGNTVVLKPAEFTPLSASLWADIFSAAGVPAGVFNLVNGLGEEAGDALVKHPEVPLISFTGETTTGQTIFRNAAENLKGLSMELGGKSPCVVFADADIDAAIDSALFGVFSLNGERCTAGSRILVERPVYDEFLEKYAARAKNIVVGDPHDPKTQVGALVHPEHYKKVMSYVEIGKSEGRLIAGGGRPEGLEEGNYVSPTVFADVKPDARIFQEEIFGPVVAITPFDSDEEALELANGVKYGLAAYIWTQNLTRAHNFSQNVEAGMVWLNSHNVRDLRTPFGGVKSSGLGHEGGYRSIDFYTDQQAVHITLGSVHTPKFGAQAASEIDY